A single window of Balaenoptera ricei isolate mBalRic1 chromosome 15, mBalRic1.hap2, whole genome shotgun sequence DNA harbors:
- the LOC132349417 gene encoding LOW QUALITY PROTEIN: interleukin-9 receptor-like (The sequence of the model RefSeq protein was modified relative to this genomic sequence to represent the inferred CDS: inserted 2 bases in 1 codon; deleted 2 bases in 2 codons): MTEACSGPAVRLAAGWTLQSEVLMREVGTWLLTCACICAWVGLGVCLPGDGGGEGWHCVCGGXCGGRAGGRVAPVRLHGEGLGLGCAGPVFLRSARASAPPRLHAQSPSPRGLPALPAVTSPGLLLWGLPCRGVSCHALPLPQPCPEAATVGLQGSLFPGPGTFTCHNNNILRIDCHWSAPELDQGAGPWLLFTSNHAPGSKHRCVFLASMCTVELPPEEVLVPSDNFTITFHRHVSGKEQVSLVDPQYLPRRHEAGGSHCCLVPPGASLDQFSSEASALRRPWPCAPCFLGIFPIPSPGRAGPHTVTWLHSVSVKLDPPSDLLSNISSEHCVLTWSISPALEPLASLLSYELAFKRQEETWERAWHKDHIVGVTWLKLEATELDPGSTYEARLRVQMATLEDAVAEEERYEGPWSDWSQPACFHSPQRQEVLERISDPDDLVDGKGKAQGCVIHPECSRRRNINLPFWSEAPVQVPLPGEFGGTQPWALPAIGRLVPALGQPDSTLVAVSIFLLLTSLTYLLFKLSPRMKTALYQDVPSPGPFFQSLYSVHNGDFQTWIGAHRAGPQPSPDCMGPARGAWETRVQEAIALLTYDPVDVGPLAGLEEEGSTGTGLPADDALPAGCVEWGGPPPAYLPQEAWAPAGLARLAPPQSQGSSSDYCALGCSRWGCPSTFTGNVQSSEPDPALACGLFCDQQSLDARPGGNCAGVGHSQRQDSGGWAA; this comes from the exons ATGACAGAGGCCTGCTCTGGCCCGGCAGTTCGCCTGGCAGCAG GTTGGACCTTGCAGAGCGAGGTCCTGATGCGAGAGGTGGGCACCTGGCTCCTGACCTGCGCCTGCATCTGCGCCTGGGTCGGCTTAGGCGTCTGTCTCCCAGGGGATGGAGGAGGTGAGGGCTGGcactgtgtgtgtggggg ctgtgggggcagagctgggggcagggttGCCCCCGTCAGGCTCCACGGGGAAGGGTTGGGTTTGGGCTGTGCGGGC CCCGTCTTCCTGAGATCAGCCAGGGCTTCAGCCCCACCCAGGTTGCACGCTCAGAGCCCATCCCCTCGGggtctcccagccctgcccgcggTAACTTCTCCTGGGCTCCTTCTCTGGGGCCTGCCCTGTCGG GGGGTCAGCTGCcacgccctccccctcccccagccctgccctgaagCAGCCACTGTGGGCTTGCAAGGGTCACTGTTCCCAGGGCCTGGGACTTTCACGTGCCACAATAACAACATCCTCAGGATTGACTGCCACTGGTCTGCCCCGGAGCTGGACCAGGGGGCTGGCCCCTGGCTGCTCTTCACCAG CAACCACGCTCCAGGCAGCAAGCACAGGTGTGTCTTCCTGGCCAGCATGTGCACCGTGGAGCTGCCACCTGAGGAGGTGCTCGTGCCTTCTGACAACTTCACCATCACCTTCCACCGTCACGTCTCTGGGAAGGAGCAGGTCAGCCTGGTGGATCCACAGTACCTGCCCCGGAGACATG AGGCTGGAGGAAGTCATTGCTGTCTTGTCCCACCTGGGGCTTCTCTGGACCAGTTTTCCAGTGAGGCCTCTGCTCTGAGGAGGCCTTGGCCATGTGCCCCATGCTTCCTGGGAATCTTTCCGATCCCCAGTCCTGGGCGTGCTGGCCCCCACACCGTTACGTGGCTTCATTCTGTTTCAGTGAAGCTGGACCCTCCCTCTGACTTGCTGAGCAACATCAGCTCTGAGCACTGTGTCCTGACCTGGAGCATCAGTCCTGCCTTGGAGCCGCTGGCCTCACTCCTCAGCTATGAGCTGGCCTTCAAGAGGCAGGAGGAGACCTGGGAG CGGGCTTGGCACAAGGATCACATCGTTGGGGTGACCTGGCTCAAACTTGAAGCCACTGAATTGGACCCTGGTTCCACCTATGAGGCCCGGCTGCGTGTCCAGATGGCCACACTGGAGGATGCGGTGGCGGAGGAGGAGCGCTACGAGGGCCCGTGGAGTGACTGGAGCCAGCCCGCCTGCTTCCACTCCCCCCAGAGACAGG AGGTACTGGAAAGGATCTCGGACCCTGATGATCTTGTGGATGGGAAAGGCAAGGCCCAGGGGTGTGTGATTCACCCAGAGTGCTCTCGGAGGCGCAACATAAACCTTCCATTTTGGTCCGAGGCGCCCGTCCAGGTGCCTTTGCCAGGTGAGTTTGGAGGAACACAGCCCTGGGCCCTTCCCGCCATAGGTCGCCTGGTCCCAGCTTTGGGGCAGCCCGACAGCACCCTGGTCGCTGTGTCCATCTTTCTCCTGCTGACCAGCCTGACCTACCTGCTGTTCAAGCTGTCACCCAG GATGAAGACAGCCTTGTACCAGGACGTGCCATCCCCAGGCCCGTTCTTCCAGTCACTGTACAGTGTGCACAACGGGGACTTCCAG ACCTGGATAGGGGCCCACAGAGCTGGTCCACAGCCAAGCCCGGACTGCATGGGCCCCGCACGAGGAGCCTGGGAGACCCGTGTCCAGGAGGCCATCGCTTTGCTCACCTATGACCCGGTGGATGTGGGGCCATTAGcgggcctggaggaggaggggagcacTGGCACCGGCCTCCCAGCAGATGATGCGCTGCCCGCAGGATGTGTGGAGTGGGGGGGGCCGCCGCCTGCCTACCTGCCACAGGAGGCCTGGGCCCCCGCAGGCCTTGCCAGGCTGGCTCCCCCACAGTCCCAGGGCAGCAGCAGCGACTACTGTGCCCTGGGCTGCTCCAGGTGGGGCTGCCCCTCCACCTTCACAGGAAACGTGCAGAGCTCTGAGCCCGACCCTGCCTTGGCCTGTGGCCTTTTCTGTGACCAGCAGAGCCTGGATGCCCGGCCAGGAGGTAACTGTGCAGGTGTTGGTCACAGTCAGAGGCAGGACTCTGGTGGAT